One window of Nostoc sp. C052 genomic DNA carries:
- a CDS encoding HD family phosphohydrolase codes for MKMQQFLQFLNQQLTHWRRQYTTLRRKGKLMRSPKGKTHRRELLRTMLKNILLFLSKTNDKSDRRKQERALKPKAKSVKTQSSICAVGLDWAYQQRYSVILAIAIVSLTGVIGNKLYNQTQLQVGNPAPQTITAPYTASIENHKKTEAKRKAVSKSSLQVLMLDARMNEEINKNLQQLLDDGNEIRAVAGAFPFFDSVVLSISTQRYLRSCPESEWQALLLTVENSKNQQKKPKGQTTASSNQERQARTTPKSDSQSPKKTEPADFSQNTDFTQAVAELESYRLITSEKNLSLLIALISQARQRYTQATAKLLQLETVNPEAVYEESLLLDLLDVEWEKTQTGIHQITERILAQGIPQGLPKNILQDAVSLQLQTFVPEDAETLAKNVLLAVLKPNLQNDEEQTRENAQKAAAGVPPVMEKVHSGEVIVKKGAQITAWNFEVLEHYHLIRREIKWQELLKLGSVIAIAISIFVWVERHIDYELRQRDRLLVLLLTLSVPGVIAIGLPYTTWSALGLLLGSFYGSTLALTVVGLLLPILGISLEMSKAALLAGFGGGLLGSYIAQRLRSREELALLGVAIALTQGGIYLVVKILIGQAFGSTWYIVLQEAGLFALSGLGWSIVALGLSPYLEKVFDLVTPIRLAELANPNRPLLKRLATETPGTFQHTLLVATLAEAAAKELGCNVELVRAGTLYHDIGKMHDPLGFIENQMGGPNKHDTEIKDPWKSAEIIKKHVTEGLVMARKHLLPTAIQAFIPEHQGTMLIAYFHHQAQQMAQEDPSLIVDDADFRYDGPIPQSRETGIVMLADSCEAALRSLQVSAKSPGKNPSLKDVSTEQALTMLNNILRAKWQDNQLVDSGLTREEMSQIAEIFVEVWQQFHHKRIAYPKFKAGGAALNS; via the coding sequence ATGAAAATGCAGCAATTTTTGCAGTTCTTAAACCAGCAATTGACTCACTGGCGGCGACAGTATACAACACTACGCCGTAAGGGAAAGTTAATGAGAAGTCCCAAAGGTAAAACCCATAGAAGGGAACTTCTAAGGACTATGCTCAAGAATATACTCCTGTTTTTATCAAAAACCAATGACAAAAGCGATCGCCGAAAACAAGAACGAGCGCTAAAACCAAAGGCAAAATCGGTCAAAACTCAGAGCAGTATTTGTGCAGTCGGTTTAGATTGGGCATATCAACAGCGTTACTCGGTAATTTTAGCGATCGCGATCGTATCTCTAACAGGCGTTATTGGAAATAAATTATACAATCAGACGCAACTCCAAGTTGGAAATCCCGCGCCCCAGACAATTACAGCCCCTTACACAGCTAGTATCGAAAATCATAAAAAAACAGAAGCCAAGCGCAAAGCCGTTAGTAAAAGCTCCTTACAGGTGTTGATGCTTGATGCGCGAATGAATGAAGAAATCAATAAAAATTTGCAACAACTCCTAGATGATGGCAACGAAATTCGCGCCGTTGCTGGAGCTTTTCCTTTTTTTGATTCTGTAGTTTTATCCATTTCTACCCAGCGTTATCTCCGATCTTGTCCTGAATCGGAATGGCAAGCACTGCTATTGACTGTCGAAAATAGTAAAAATCAGCAGAAGAAACCAAAAGGACAAACTACCGCCTCATCCAATCAGGAACGCCAGGCGCGCACAACACCCAAATCTGATTCACAGAGTCCAAAAAAAACAGAGCCAGCTGATTTTTCTCAAAATACTGACTTTACTCAAGCCGTAGCAGAACTAGAATCTTACCGCCTCATAACTTCTGAGAAAAACTTATCCTTACTGATTGCTCTAATTTCCCAAGCACGCCAAAGATACACTCAAGCCACTGCCAAACTTTTACAGTTAGAGACTGTTAACCCAGAAGCAGTATATGAAGAATCCCTCCTTTTAGATTTGTTAGATGTGGAGTGGGAAAAAACCCAAACAGGAATCCATCAAATTACAGAGCGGATTCTTGCCCAAGGCATCCCACAAGGACTGCCAAAAAATATCTTACAAGATGCGGTGAGTTTACAATTGCAGACCTTTGTACCAGAAGACGCCGAAACTTTGGCAAAGAACGTGTTATTAGCTGTACTCAAGCCGAATCTGCAAAATGATGAAGAACAAACAAGAGAAAACGCTCAAAAGGCTGCTGCTGGTGTACCCCCTGTGATGGAGAAGGTACACTCTGGTGAGGTGATTGTCAAAAAAGGAGCGCAGATTACTGCATGGAACTTTGAGGTGCTGGAGCATTATCACCTGATTCGTCGGGAGATAAAATGGCAGGAATTGCTGAAGTTAGGAAGCGTGATTGCGATCGCCATTAGCATTTTTGTCTGGGTAGAACGGCATATCGATTACGAATTGCGACAACGCGATCGCTTGTTAGTATTACTGCTAACTCTGAGTGTACCAGGAGTGATCGCGATCGGATTGCCCTATACTACCTGGAGTGCCCTTGGTTTGTTGTTGGGAAGCTTCTACGGCTCTACTTTGGCGCTGACAGTTGTTGGACTTTTGTTGCCAATCTTAGGTATTAGCTTGGAGATGAGCAAGGCTGCCCTTTTAGCTGGTTTTGGGGGAGGACTATTAGGTAGTTACATCGCTCAACGATTGCGATCGCGTGAAGAATTAGCCTTATTAGGTGTGGCGATCGCTTTAACTCAAGGCGGTATTTATCTGGTTGTTAAAATCTTAATTGGTCAAGCATTTGGTTCTACCTGGTATATCGTCCTCCAAGAAGCCGGATTGTTTGCTTTATCCGGCTTAGGCTGGAGTATTGTCGCCTTGGGCTTGAGTCCTTATCTAGAAAAAGTTTTTGATTTAGTTACTCCAATCCGCCTGGCAGAGTTAGCGAACCCTAACCGCCCTTTATTAAAACGACTTGCTACCGAAACTCCAGGAACTTTTCAACATACGCTGCTTGTGGCTACCCTTGCGGAAGCTGCTGCGAAAGAACTAGGATGCAATGTTGAGTTAGTAAGGGCTGGCACACTATATCATGATATTGGTAAAATGCACGATCCCCTTGGCTTTATTGAAAATCAAATGGGGGGGCCGAATAAACATGATACTGAGATTAAAGACCCTTGGAAGAGTGCAGAAATTATTAAAAAGCACGTGACTGAAGGTTTGGTGATGGCGCGTAAACACCTTTTACCGACAGCGATTCAAGCTTTTATTCCAGAGCATCAGGGAACGATGCTGATTGCCTATTTTCATCACCAAGCCCAGCAAATGGCTCAGGAAGATCCGAGTTTAATAGTAGACGACGCAGATTTTCGCTATGATGGGCCGATTCCACAATCACGGGAAACAGGAATTGTGATGTTAGCAGATTCTTGTGAAGCCGCGCTGCGATCGCTGCAAGTATCGGCTAAATCTCCAGGAAAGAATCCATCGCTTAAAGATGTCTCCACCGAACAAGCTTTAACAATGTTAAACAACATCCTGCGTGCCAAATGGCAAGACAATCAACTCGTAGATTCGGGACTAACACGGGAAGAAATGTCACAAATTGCTGAAATATTTGTGGAAGTTTGGCAGCAATTTCATCACAAACGCATTGCTTATCCCAAGTTTAAGGCTGGCGGTGCTGCGCTTAATTCGTGA
- a CDS encoding ADP-ribosylglycohydrolase family protein, producing MRYSPISRFKGTLLGAFLGGSLASGGEIQFQSYLDLGKMAILGTQSLIALGRLDLDDWIRRQQEESLHLAATDDISIKKIIATLPVALFFHENPIKLRQNLLGVLNIWEDDPVVRDGTLAVAYAIALALTEKLDPLTLISQTIAFIGETPTSIPKKLLKVQNLLEQGVGLSRAQAEFAREEKLSNTIAMAFYCFLSTLEDFRLAVLQATYNDNSQAQDATSLSSNATGAITGALSGAYNGIGGIPVNWQVLLLQSNPPVWGLTSFSQMLELTDAFVAVWSGVYDFTLNPRELAEEGCEVALLSVYAAPRVIRLR from the coding sequence ATGCGTTACTCTCCTATAAGTCGGTTTAAAGGTACTTTACTCGGAGCGTTTCTGGGAGGAAGTTTAGCCTCTGGTGGTGAAATCCAATTTCAGAGTTACCTAGATTTGGGCAAAATGGCGATTCTGGGTACTCAGAGTTTGATTGCATTGGGTAGATTAGATTTAGATGATTGGATAAGGCGTCAGCAAGAAGAATCGCTTCATTTAGCTGCAACTGATGACATATCGATAAAAAAAATTATTGCCACACTACCAGTAGCACTCTTTTTTCACGAAAATCCAATTAAGCTGCGCCAAAATTTGCTAGGTGTACTAAACATCTGGGAAGATGACCCAGTAGTAAGAGATGGAACCCTCGCAGTTGCTTATGCGATCGCTCTTGCCCTAACTGAAAAACTCGATCCCCTAACCCTTATTTCACAAACAATTGCTTTTATCGGAGAAACACCGACATCAATACCAAAAAAATTATTAAAAGTCCAAAATTTATTAGAACAAGGGGTTGGATTGTCAAGGGCGCAAGCTGAGTTTGCGAGGGAAGAAAAACTCAGTAACACGATTGCAATGGCATTTTACTGTTTTTTGAGTACCTTAGAAGACTTTCGCCTTGCAGTTTTGCAGGCAACTTACAACGATAATTCTCAAGCACAAGATGCTACGTCTCTAAGCTCAAATGCTACAGGTGCAATTACTGGTGCTTTATCAGGAGCATATAACGGTATCGGTGGAATTCCTGTAAATTGGCAAGTTTTGCTCTTGCAGAGTAATCCTCCAGTATGGGGATTAACTAGTTTTTCCCAAATGTTAGAATTGACTGATGCATTTGTGGCGGTGTGGTCGGGAGTGTATGATTTTACCTTAAATCCGAGGGAGTTAGCAGAGGAGGGATGTGAGGTGGCCCTGCTTTCAGTTTACGCAGCTCCTCGCGTTATTCGGTTGCGTTAA
- the aroQ gene encoding type II 3-dehydroquinate dehydratase, which translates to MLNSTQPLSILVLHGPNLNLLGQREPGIYGSLTLAEINRLLEEEAFKLQAKVFSVQSNHEGILVDTIHGALGEYQGILINAGAYTHTSVALRDAIAAVNLPTVEVHLSNIYRREDFRHHSYIAPVAIGQISGFGVQSYLLGLQALVNYLGVRS; encoded by the coding sequence GTGCTGAACTCGACGCAACCCTTAAGCATTCTAGTACTGCATGGGCCAAACTTAAATTTGCTAGGACAGCGAGAACCAGGAATTTATGGTTCTTTGACGCTAGCTGAAATTAACCGCCTGTTAGAAGAAGAAGCATTCAAGTTACAGGCGAAAGTTTTTTCTGTGCAGTCAAATCATGAAGGAATTTTGGTAGATACTATTCATGGCGCATTAGGAGAGTATCAGGGAATTCTGATTAATGCAGGCGCATATACTCACACAAGTGTCGCCTTACGAGATGCGATCGCTGCTGTTAACTTACCCACAGTAGAAGTGCATCTGAGTAACATTTACCGCCGAGAAGATTTTCGCCATCATTCGTACATCGCCCCAGTTGCGATCGGACAAATAAGTGGTTTTGGCGTTCAAAGTTACTTGTTGGGCTTACAAGCATTAGTCAATTATTTAGGAGTTAGGAGTTAG
- the topA gene encoding type I DNA topoisomerase yields MSTLVIVESPTKARTIRNYLPAGYRVEASMGHVRDLPQSASEIPAAVKGESWAQLGVNVDADFEPVYVVPKDKKKIVTQLKDALKDVDELILATDEDREGESISWHLYQLLKPKVPTKRMVFHEITQEAIKKALKNCRNIDEQLVRAQETRRILDRLVGYTLSPLLWKKIAWGLSAGRVQSVAVRLLVTRERQRRAFHEGTYWDLKASLSKEKTPFAAQLVTLGGTKIANGSDFDATTGEITAGRNVLLLNEEQAVALKERLTGKTWNVNDIEERPVTRKPSPPFTTSTLQQESNRKLRLSARDTMRVAQNLYEQGYITYMRTDSVHLSDQAIAAARSCVEKLYGQQYLSPQPRQYTTKSKGAQEAHEAIRPAGSTFRTPQETALGGRELAIYDLIWKRTVACQMADSRQTQITVQLQVEDAGFRSSGKRIEFPGYLRAYVEGSDDPEAALEDQEVILPNLKVGDHPNCTELEAVGHETQPPARYTEASLVKTLESEGIGRPSTYASIIGTIIDKGYAHLVTNALIPTFTAFAVTDLLEKHFPDIVDPSFTSKMEQTLDDIATGEAKWLPYLQQFYLGEKGLETLVRERESQIDATKARTVELENLDAKVRIGKYGPYIEVVNGEGVITASIPKDLTPADLDPKQVEVLLRQKITGPDQVGRHPETGEPIYVKIGAYGPYVQLGDKTDENPKPKQASLLKGVTPETVTLEMAVGLLALPRTLGVHPVTGGKIQASLGRFGPYVVHDQGKEGKDYRSLKAADNVLAISLERALELLSEPKKGRSSTNSKSKAALRELGTHPEDGETINIYDGPYGPYIKHGKTNVSIPEGQTVEDITLTAALNLLAAKASTGKSTRKTGKSTSSKSKSTTKSTAKSSTTAAKKKATEG; encoded by the coding sequence ATGTCAACTCTCGTCATCGTCGAATCTCCAACCAAAGCTCGTACCATTCGCAACTACCTGCCAGCAGGCTATCGGGTGGAGGCGTCTATGGGTCATGTGCGTGACCTACCCCAATCGGCTAGTGAAATTCCCGCTGCCGTCAAGGGGGAATCATGGGCGCAGCTAGGGGTAAATGTGGACGCCGACTTTGAACCGGTATATGTTGTCCCGAAAGACAAAAAGAAAATTGTTACCCAGCTGAAAGATGCCCTCAAGGATGTCGATGAACTGATTCTGGCAACGGACGAAGACCGGGAAGGTGAAAGCATTAGTTGGCATTTATACCAACTGCTGAAGCCGAAGGTTCCCACTAAGAGGATGGTGTTTCACGAAATTACCCAAGAGGCGATTAAAAAAGCGTTGAAAAACTGCCGCAATATTGATGAGCAGTTGGTTCGCGCTCAAGAAACCCGGCGGATTTTAGATCGGCTTGTCGGCTATACCCTGTCTCCCCTGCTATGGAAAAAAATCGCCTGGGGATTATCTGCTGGGCGAGTGCAATCTGTAGCTGTGAGACTTTTAGTCACTAGGGAACGTCAACGCCGCGCTTTCCATGAGGGTACATACTGGGATTTGAAAGCCAGTTTGTCAAAGGAAAAAACCCCCTTTGCTGCCCAGTTGGTAACACTGGGAGGAACCAAAATCGCTAATGGTAGCGATTTTGACGCAACGACTGGAGAAATTACCGCAGGTCGCAATGTCTTGTTGCTCAACGAAGAACAAGCGGTAGCCCTCAAGGAACGTCTAACTGGGAAAACCTGGAATGTTAACGACATCGAAGAACGCCCTGTGACGCGCAAACCGTCGCCACCGTTCACAACTTCGACGTTGCAACAAGAATCTAACCGGAAACTGCGCCTCTCAGCCCGTGACACGATGCGGGTTGCCCAGAATTTGTACGAGCAAGGGTATATTACCTATATGCGGACAGATTCGGTGCATTTGTCAGATCAAGCGATCGCAGCTGCTCGCAGTTGTGTAGAAAAGCTCTACGGTCAACAATACCTTAGTCCCCAACCCCGGCAATACACCACCAAATCCAAAGGCGCACAAGAAGCACACGAAGCAATTCGTCCAGCAGGTAGCACCTTTCGCACCCCCCAAGAAACTGCTTTAGGCGGTCGAGAACTTGCTATTTACGATTTGATTTGGAAGCGGACTGTTGCCTGTCAAATGGCTGATTCTCGCCAAACTCAAATTACCGTGCAATTACAAGTCGAGGATGCTGGATTCCGTTCTTCTGGCAAACGGATTGAATTTCCAGGATACCTACGTGCATACGTCGAAGGCTCAGATGACCCAGAAGCAGCACTGGAAGACCAAGAAGTAATCTTGCCGAATCTGAAAGTGGGAGATCATCCGAATTGTACAGAGCTAGAAGCCGTTGGGCACGAAACTCAACCGCCAGCTAGATACACCGAAGCTTCTTTGGTGAAAACATTAGAAAGCGAAGGTATCGGTCGTCCCAGTACCTACGCCAGCATCATTGGCACTATCATCGATAAGGGTTATGCCCATTTGGTGACTAACGCCCTCATTCCCACCTTCACCGCTTTCGCTGTCACCGACTTGCTGGAAAAACATTTTCCAGACATCGTTGATCCTAGTTTTACCTCGAAGATGGAGCAAACCCTTGATGACATTGCCACAGGTGAAGCGAAATGGCTGCCCTACTTGCAGCAATTCTATCTAGGAGAAAAAGGGCTGGAAACCCTAGTTAGAGAACGGGAAAGTCAAATTGATGCCACCAAAGCTAGGACTGTAGAACTAGAGAATCTAGATGCCAAAGTCCGCATTGGAAAATATGGCCCCTACATCGAAGTCGTAAACGGTGAGGGGGTGATCACCGCCTCAATTCCCAAAGACCTGACACCAGCTGACCTCGACCCCAAACAGGTAGAAGTACTGCTGCGGCAAAAAATCACTGGCCCTGACCAGGTAGGTCGGCATCCCGAAACTGGCGAACCGATTTATGTGAAAATTGGTGCTTACGGGCCCTACGTCCAATTGGGTGATAAAACCGACGAAAATCCCAAACCGAAACAAGCTTCCTTACTCAAAGGTGTCACCCCAGAAACCGTTACCCTGGAAATGGCTGTTGGTCTGTTGGCACTACCCCGGACATTGGGAGTTCATCCCGTAACTGGGGGCAAAATCCAAGCAAGTTTGGGACGCTTTGGCCCTTACGTGGTTCATGACCAAGGTAAAGAAGGAAAAGACTACCGCTCCCTAAAAGCTGCTGATAATGTATTGGCAATTAGCCTAGAACGTGCATTGGAATTGTTATCCGAACCCAAAAAGGGACGCAGTTCCACCAACAGCAAGTCCAAGGCAGCCTTACGCGAACTGGGTACGCATCCAGAGGACGGGGAAACAATCAATATCTACGATGGCCCCTATGGCCCTTACATCAAGCATGGCAAAACTAATGTAAGTATCCCAGAAGGTCAAACGGTAGAAGATATAACTTTGACGGCGGCGTTGAACTTGCTGGCAGCTAAGGCATCGACTGGGAAATCGACTCGCAAAACAGGTAAATCAACGAGTTCCAAATCTAAGTCAACTACTAAGTCAACTGCTAAATCATCAACGACGGCTGCAAAGAAAAAGGCCACCGAAGGCTAG
- a CDS encoding DUF6745 domain-containing protein → MSLIEKLTPEQEALIPVYREKWRAIALSTERIDHKKAAKAVRVAYAAISKKEPEIIFCDSSYAGLQILIQKQLELDINKDLLNFIFPRLTNKNNEVLYQLNTELLNKLAILRVNFITQDYVSIEELKIKTQFKKNLHSPWLKSQWLASSCCWVEFYVSVLNCSYNQIRWQVLQSLAKYCGWILFYENVCIICDRPLHLRFDNENRLHAEGEPAIEFTDGYSLYSYHDVTLPEKYGKIHPQQWQAEWLLSEENAELRRVLIQGTGYARICQELQAIELDTWQEYTLLKIDADVDEEPIYLLKMTCPSTGFIHALRVPPNMNSAREAISWINWGVDPETFGVQT, encoded by the coding sequence ATGTCGCTGATTGAAAAGTTAACGCCTGAGCAAGAGGCTTTGATTCCAGTTTATCGGGAGAAGTGGAGAGCGATCGCGCTTTCAACTGAGCGGATTGATCACAAAAAAGCGGCCAAAGCTGTGAGGGTTGCTTATGCAGCGATTAGCAAGAAAGAGCCTGAGATTATTTTTTGTGATAGTTCTTATGCTGGCTTACAAATTTTGATTCAGAAACAATTGGAGTTAGATATAAACAAAGATTTACTTAACTTTATTTTCCCACGTTTGACAAATAAAAATAACGAAGTTTTATATCAACTCAACACGGAACTCCTAAACAAGTTGGCTATCTTACGAGTAAATTTTATTACTCAAGATTATGTATCAATAGAGGAATTAAAAATTAAAACTCAATTCAAAAAAAATCTTCATAGCCCTTGGTTAAAATCACAATGGTTAGCCAGTAGTTGTTGTTGGGTAGAGTTTTATGTTTCGGTCTTAAATTGTTCTTACAACCAAATTAGATGGCAAGTTTTGCAGTCTTTAGCGAAGTATTGTGGCTGGATTTTATTTTATGAAAACGTTTGTATTATCTGCGATCGCCCCCTTCACCTGCGCTTCGACAATGAAAATCGCCTCCACGCTGAAGGCGAACCCGCTATTGAATTTACTGATGGATATAGCCTCTACTCCTACCACGATGTAACCTTACCTGAAAAATACGGGAAAATCCACCCGCAGCAATGGCAAGCTGAATGGCTTTTATCAGAGGAAAATGCCGAACTACGGCGAGTACTAATTCAGGGTACCGGTTACGCTAGAATCTGCCAAGAACTACAAGCTATTGAATTAGATACTTGGCAAGAATACACGTTATTAAAAATTGATGCTGATGTTGATGAAGAACCAATTTATTTATTAAAAATGACCTGTCCTAGTACAGGATTTATTCATGCCTTGCGAGTTCCGCCGAATATGAACTCAGCGCGTGAAGCAATTAGCTGGATAAATTGGGGTGTAGATCCAGAGACATTTGGTGTGCAAACATAA
- a CDS encoding Uma2 family endonuclease — protein sequence MVKTPSQLWTIPPLENGDKLTRYEFERRYNATPNLKKAELIEGIAYIMPAALRFRSHAQPHGWILTYLGTYEAATPGIALGVEPTVRLDLDNEPQPDVVLLILPEAGGQTRLSEDDYIEGAPELVVEIAASSAAIDLHGKKQAYRRNGVKEYIVWQVLDQKLTWFSLEQGEYLELIPDNEGVLQSRVFPGLWLAATELLAGNMQGVLKVLQAGLQSAEHGDFIKKLGSDR from the coding sequence ATGGTGAAAACACCCTCCCAGCTTTGGACAATTCCTCCTTTGGAAAATGGCGATAAACTTACCCGCTACGAATTTGAGCGTCGCTATAATGCCACCCCTAACCTGAAAAAAGCTGAATTAATCGAAGGGATTGCTTATATTATGCCAGCTGCTCTGCGTTTCCGAAGTCACGCTCAACCGCATGGTTGGATTTTGACATACCTTGGTACTTACGAAGCTGCAACTCCTGGTATAGCGTTGGGAGTTGAACCTACCGTCCGCTTAGACTTAGATAACGAACCTCAACCCGATGTTGTTCTGTTGATTCTACCAGAAGCCGGTGGTCAAACGCGGCTGAGTGAAGATGATTATATTGAAGGTGCGCCAGAGTTAGTTGTGGAAATTGCTGCTAGTAGTGCGGCTATCGATCTTCATGGCAAAAAACAGGCTTATCGTCGCAACGGTGTCAAAGAATATATTGTTTGGCAAGTTTTAGACCAAAAATTGACTTGGTTTTCTCTGGAACAGGGTGAATATCTGGAATTAATACCTGACAATGAAGGCGTTTTGCAAAGTCGGGTATTTCCAGGGTTGTGGTTAGCGGCGACAGAGTTATTAGCAGGTAATATGCAGGGTGTGTTAAAGGTTTTACAAGCAGGTTTGCAATCTGCCGAACATGGCGATTTTATCAAGAAATTGGGTAGCGATCGCTGA
- a CDS encoding Nramp family divalent metal transporter, protein MPFPEKPARKPSLPEVHRSIKIPNTKSFWRKMLAYGGPGYLVSVGYMDPGNWATDLAGGAKFGYALLTVIMLSNLMAILMQSLCVRLGVATGRDLAQACRDNFGPRVNFGLWVLCEIAIAACDLAEVLGSAIALQLLFGIPLGWGVCITALDVIVLLLLQNKGFRYTEALVILFVATVGVCFTAEIIFSRPDLGGVLLGFVPKLEIVQNPEMLYIAIGILGATVMPHNLYLHSSIVQTRDWESTSQKKWEAIKFGTIDSTVALCFALFINSAILIIAAATFHFSGYRDVAEIQDAYKLLSPLLGVNAASAIFGLALLASGQSSTLTATLAGQIVMEGFLNLRLKPWLRRLLTRSIAIIPALISIILLGEKSTGGLLIFSQVILSLQLSFAVVPLVMFTSNRHLMGEFVNPWWLKILSWLVAIVIGSLNAWLLLQTISIWLFTSTS, encoded by the coding sequence ATGCCCTTCCCAGAAAAACCAGCCAGGAAGCCCAGCCTACCTGAAGTTCACCGCAGCATTAAAATTCCTAACACCAAAAGCTTCTGGCGCAAGATGTTGGCTTATGGAGGGCCAGGATATTTGGTATCTGTAGGGTATATGGACCCTGGTAACTGGGCAACTGACTTAGCAGGCGGAGCTAAATTTGGTTATGCGTTGCTAACCGTGATTATGCTTTCCAACTTGATGGCGATTTTAATGCAATCTCTGTGTGTGCGGTTGGGAGTAGCAACGGGGCGAGATTTAGCGCAGGCTTGTCGAGATAACTTCGGCCCGCGTGTTAATTTCGGGTTATGGGTACTTTGTGAAATAGCGATCGCAGCCTGTGACTTAGCAGAAGTTTTGGGAAGTGCGATCGCGCTGCAACTCCTTTTTGGCATTCCCTTGGGTTGGGGCGTGTGTATCACAGCACTAGATGTAATTGTATTATTGCTGCTACAAAATAAAGGCTTTCGCTATACAGAAGCTTTGGTAATCTTGTTCGTAGCAACTGTAGGCGTTTGTTTCACAGCAGAAATCATTTTTTCGCGTCCTGATTTGGGCGGAGTTTTATTAGGATTTGTTCCCAAACTAGAAATTGTACAAAATCCAGAAATGCTCTACATTGCTATTGGCATTTTGGGGGCAACAGTAATGCCACACAATTTGTATCTACACTCATCAATTGTGCAGACGCGAGATTGGGAATCAACATCCCAAAAGAAATGGGAAGCAATTAAGTTTGGCACAATCGATTCTACAGTTGCTTTATGTTTCGCCTTGTTTATCAACTCAGCAATTTTGATTATTGCGGCGGCAACTTTTCATTTTTCTGGTTATCGGGATGTTGCAGAAATTCAAGATGCTTATAAATTGCTCTCTCCCTTATTAGGTGTGAATGCCGCCAGCGCCATTTTTGGCTTGGCATTACTTGCTTCTGGACAAAGTTCAACCTTGACTGCTACCTTAGCAGGGCAAATCGTCATGGAAGGATTTTTAAATCTGCGTCTAAAACCTTGGCTACGTAGATTATTAACTAGATCAATTGCCATTATCCCAGCATTAATTTCAATTATTCTTTTGGGAGAAAAAAGTACAGGTGGCTTACTGATTTTCAGTCAAGTGATCTTAAGTTTACAGCTATCGTTTGCGGTAGTGCCTTTGGTCATGTTTACGAGTAATCGTCACTTAATGGGTGAATTTGTCAATCCTTGGTGGCTGAAAATTTTATCGTGGTTAGTTGCGATTGTAATTGGTAGTTTAAATGCTTGGTTATTATTGCAAACTATTTCAATCTGGCTATTTACAAGTACTAGCTAG